A window of Macrotis lagotis isolate mMagLag1 chromosome 1, bilby.v1.9.chrom.fasta, whole genome shotgun sequence genomic DNA:
AGTGGATTTGGTGGCAGCGTCTACCTCCTCTACCTTTTCTTTTACTGGGGAGTCAGCTTTCTTCTTTTCAGGGACCTCTTTGGggctttcttccttcttctcttctttgggggattctttctctcccttagcAGCTGCagcttcttccttctcatcttcctCTGCTTTAGTTTTCACCTCTTCCACGGGAGATTTTGGCATTGGTGATTTTGGCATGGGAGACTTTGGCATGGGAGATTTGGCTGTAGGGGAGAGAGCCGCAGGGGACTTTGCCGTCGGTGACTTTGCTGGGGGTGACAGAGCCGCAGGGGACTTTGTTGTCGGTGACTTTGCCGGGGGTGACAGAGCCGCAGGGGACTTTGTTGTCGGTGACTTTGCCGGGGGTGACAGAGCCGCTGGGGACTTTGCAGTGGGGGATTTTGCCGGGGGTGACAGAGCAGCGGGGGACTTTGCCGTTGGTGACTTTGCCGGGGGCGACAGGGCCACAGGAGACTTGGCTTTCTCGGTTTTCACAGATGTAGATTCTACGACAAGCTCCTTTATGACGACCTCTGCCTTTGTCTTCACTTCTGTTTTTTCCTCCTTAACCTCCAGTTCTTCACTCTCGGCTTCAGTTTCTCCTTCTTGTTCACCCTCATCTTTTTCACTGGAGCCTTCCTTTTCAGATCCTCCTTCCTCCGCTTGGTCTGACTTAGCACcctcatcttcttcttcctcttcttctgctgcctcttccccttcttctttctcccctgCTTCCTCAGCTTCCTCTCCAGCTGCCTCCACAGCAGGCTCTTCCTCTCCAGCtgcctcctcctctttctccttttcctcttcctccttcatgGCGCTGGAAGCCAATTCTGCCTCGATAGCTGCCAGGGCATCTTCCATTTCTGACTTCTCATCCTCTACCTTGGTCTCCTCTATGATCTCCTCGACAAATTTGTGCTGCACCTTCAGCTTGGGGGCCTCAActtttgttttctgtattttaCTGGATATTGTGATAGAAGGCTGTCTGTGTGTGTAGAGAGGACCAGCGATACTGCCAGAAAACGTACTGAATCTGGTCTCCTCACCTTCGAGCAATTTTCTGGGGAGACAAAGAACATGGAACTAGAACTCAAGAGCTAAATCTGCTAAGCTTCTTGTGGGCCCAATGTGATGGAAACTGGGTGAAGAGGGGGGCTGGAACAAGCAGGATCCCCCCAAACCCATCTTCTGGAAGTTCAGTATAAATAGGCCACTCCCTTCTTTACAGTGGTGGCCCCAGGGCATCTCCTTGGCAGTTCACTACATTGCAGGTGACTGCTTGGAGGGAGAGGCACCTCCCATCTGGTGCAGCCACTTGGTCCATGGTGCCCTAGTGGTCAGGCAGAGGGCCTGCTGCTTTTCCTTAAGCATCCGGCTTCTTCCAGAATATGACTCTAAGTCAAGATTCCCCttcattaaaacaaacaaaaaactcttcCAGTATCTAagcattttcctttataatgcCTTAGACTTTAGATGGAAGAGTGATATTTTGGCCTGGGTCAGGGATCCTTAACCCTTTCCTGTCTTAGCTCCCCACCACCCTCCACTTAGGTATCATGAGAAAGTTTATGAGCCCCTTCTCAggtgaatgtttttaaataattagaagttggggaaaaaaataacatttttttctggcaACATTCATGgatcccctgaaatctatctatGGACCCCTTGATTATGAGCTTAGGAATTCCTAAGCTAACAGCTTACACTATTTTATGATGCAAAAAATCctatttcaaataaataatcaTGTTTCATTAAAAAGATGGCATATTAGCATGTTTAGATTGCGGCTgataaaaagtagaaatgatgaacaaaattAAGGCACTTCTAGAACGGGAATCTCTGGCTCATTCCCAAGGTTTCAGCCATCTGATGATACTGGGTGAGGAACAGGGTGCAATTTGAAGAGACTGAGAAACACTTTcaaagcaaccccccccccccccccagcgaTCCGCTTTTGTCAATCGTGATGAAGGCGCATCAACTCCCGCGCCCCGTCCTTGCCCGCTCCCGCGCCCCGTCCGTGCCCGCTCCCCGTGCCCGCTCCCGCGCCCCGTCCTTGCCCGCTCCCGCGCTCCCGCGCCCCGTCCGCGCCCTCCCCGCGCCCGCTGCCCGCGCCCCGTCCttgcccgccccccccccccccccccccgccgcagTGTGCCGCCTCTGGGCGGGGGGCGCTTGCAGTCGGGCTCCGCGGCGCCGggctcgcccccccccccccggccgccCCCCTACCTGTAGGCGGCGATCTCGATGTCCAGGGCCATCTTGACGTTGAGGAGGTCCTGGTACTCCCGCAGGTGACGCGCCATCTCCCACTTGGTTCCCCGGAGTTCATTCTCCAGCTGGTGGATCGTGTCCTGGAACGGGCGGCCCGGGCGCTCCGGGTCAGCGGCGGCGGCCCGGGCCGAGCCCCCTCCCGGGCCGAGCCCCCCGGCCGGCAGCCCCCCGGCAGCCCCCCGCCCCCGGCAGCCCCCGGCCCCCCCGGCAGCCCCCGgcagccccccgccccccggcagCCCCCGGCAGCCCCCCGCCCCCGGCAGCCcccggccgccccccgccccgccgcgcACCTGGTAGCTGCTGAGGTCGTGGCTGTGGCGCTCCTCGATGTCGCTGAGCTGGCGCTCCAGGGACTCCTTGGTGCCGCGCACCGACTCCAGCTCGATGCTCTTGGACTGCAGCTGGCGCCGGTACTCGGCGATCTCCTCCTTGGCCGAGCGGATGGCCTCCTTGTTGTGCTCGGCCGCCTCCGTGAGCTTGGCGTAGCGGCCGCGGAACCACTCCTCGGCGCGGTGCAGGTTGTGGTCCGAGTGGCACTCGAGCTGCGAGCGGATCTCGCGCAGCGCCGCCGTGAGGTCCCCGTGCGGGGGGTCGGCGCGCTCGGGCGGCGCGCGCGAGGCCTGGATCTGCGCCAGCAGCTCGGCCACCTCCTCCTCGTGGTTGCCGCGCAGGAAGGCCGCCTCGTCCTGCAGCGCCTGCACCTTCTTGTCCAGCTCCACGCGCGCCAGCGCCGCGTCCTCCACGTCCTTGCGCAGCGCGCGCACGGCGGCCTCCGCGTCGTCCCGCAGGCGCGCCTCCTCGTCCAGGCGCTCCTTGAGGCGCTGCAGGTCGTCCTCCAGGTGCTCGGCCTCCAGCTGCACCTGCGCCTTCTCGTGGTTGGCCTGCTCCAGGCCGGCGCGCAGCTCGCGCAGCTCCTGCTCATAGGCGTCGCCCAGCTGCGCGTGCGAGGCCTGCTTGTGGCGCAGCGCCTGGATCTCGGCCTCGATCTCCCGGTTCTGCTGCTCCAGCGAGTGCACCTTGTCGATGTAGCCGGCGAAGCGGTCGTTGAGGCCCTGCAGCTGCTCCTTCTCGTTGGCGCGGCCCAGCTTCAGGTCGGGGCCGGCGGCCGCGCCGTTGAGCAGCGACGACGCCTGGCTGAAGTCCAGGCTGCTCTCGGCCGAGCTGAGCAGCGCCGAGCCCGGGTAGGCGGCGCGCGCCGCCGCGGGCCGCTTGTAGGCGGCCAGGGCCGAGCCGGCGGGCGAGCCGCGGGACCAGGACTGCGAGCGGAAGCCGCTGGACAGCGAGCCGCCGCCGGCGCGGCTGTAGCCGGCGCGGCTGTCGGTCACCCGGCGGTAGGCGGCCGGCGCGCCCAGCGGCTCCAGCGCGTAGCTCATGGCGGCGGGCGCGGCGGGAGGCTGGGCCGGCTCGGCGCCGGGGCGGCCGCGCGGCCCCTTATATAGGCGGCCGGCCGGCCCGCGGGGCAGGGCGGgacggggggcggggccggcggggcggAGGCGGGGCGAGGCGGGGccggcgggccgggggcggggccggggcggggccggccggcgcggcctccctcctccccccgcCCCGCTGCGCgctcggccccgccccctcccgggCCCCGGCAGCCGCTGCCCCGAGACCCCACTCTTTGTGTTCTGCCCTGCCCCCGTGGGGGGGTCCTTCCCGCCCCCCTCCCGGGCCGCGGGTCCCACCCCCAATCTTTGTTCTCCCGGCCCCTCTCCATCTTCCTATCTGTTTCTGCCCCCCCATGTTTTGGTCTCCTCCTGCCCCCCTCCGTGGGCCCTTTCAGCCCCTGCCTTGAGACCCCCATCTTTGctcttctgttctctttttcctGCCTCTGTTAGGACCCTCCTCCCTCACCCCCCATATTCTGTTCTCCTCCGCTCCTTTTTGGTACCCCCtcatcctctctccctctctttcttccttggcCCCAGGCCCTCACCTTtgttcttctctcctccccccatttTCCTATCTGTTCCTGCCCCTCTTGGGGGTCTACCCCACCCTTTTTGCTCTCCTCTGCTCCTTTTCCTCACCCCTCTCATTCCCCCTCTCCCATTCTGGGCTCTGACTCTCCGTGGCTCCTTTCATCCGGTCCCTTCCTCGGTCCTGTGCCCCAATCTTTGGTCTCCCCCCCCTCTATTTTCCTATCCTTTCCTGCCCCCTCTCCTAAGCCCCTCCAATTTCTGCAATCTTCTGTTttt
This region includes:
- the NEFM gene encoding neurofilament medium polypeptide codes for the protein MSYALEPLGAPAAYRRVTDSRAGYSRAGGGSLSSGFRSQSWSRGSPAGSALAAYKRPAAARAAYPGSALLSSAESSLDFSQASSLLNGAAAGPDLKLGRANEKEQLQGLNDRFAGYIDKVHSLEQQNREIEAEIQALRHKQASHAQLGDAYEQELRELRAGLEQANHEKAQVQLEAEHLEDDLQRLKERLDEEARLRDDAEAAVRALRKDVEDAALARVELDKKVQALQDEAAFLRGNHEEEVAELLAQIQASRAPPERADPPHGDLTAALREIRSQLECHSDHNLHRAEEWFRGRYAKLTEAAEHNKEAIRSAKEEIAEYRRQLQSKSIELESVRGTKESLERQLSDIEERHSHDLSSYQDTIHQLENELRGTKWEMARHLREYQDLLNVKMALDIEIAAYRKLLEGEETRFSTFSGSIAGPLYTHRQPSITISSKIQKTKVEAPKLKVQHKFVEEIIEETKVEDEKSEMEDALAAIEAELASSAMKEEEEKEKEEEAAGEEEPAVEAAGEEAEEAGEKEEGEEAAEEEEEEDEGAKSDQAEEGGSEKEGSSEKDEGEQEGETEAESEELEVKEEKTEVKTKAEVVIKELVVESTSVKTEKAKSPVALSPPAKSPTAKSPAALSPPAKSPTAKSPAALSPPAKSPTTKSPAALSPPAKSPTTKSPAALSPPAKSPTAKSPAALSPTAKSPMPKSPMPKSPMPKSPVEEVKTKAEEDEKEEAAAAKGEKESPKEEKKEESPKEVPEKKKADSPVKEKVEEVDAATKSTKVGAEKEAEEEEGGSEEGSDQGSKGSTKEDIAINGEVEGKEEEEEEQETKEKGSGREEEKGVVTNGLDLSPAEEKKEGDKGEEKVVVTKKIEKITSEGGDGATKYITKSVTVTQKVEEHEETFEEKLVSTKKVEKVTSHAIVKEITQSD